Proteins encoded in a region of the Dromaius novaehollandiae isolate bDroNov1 chromosome 18, bDroNov1.hap1, whole genome shotgun sequence genome:
- the TEPSIN gene encoding AP-4 complex accessory subunit tepsin isoform X2 — protein MAAPLRDRLSFLSRLPTLLKGTADDEAPCPGYLFEEIAKISHESPGSSQCLLEYLLNRLQSSSCHVKLKVLKILLHTCTHGSPQFILQLKRNAAFIREAAVFTGPPDPLHGNSLNQKVRLAAQDLASVLFSDALLPQPAALPACPLPPAGMGSKSSPCGSLQGFGFSSEKSSSASTGEALLSTIQRAAEAVANAVLPSQEGPRLRRRELHEDTYQPVSAPAPGRSTAGSAKPPAAAAAHNVRVSHQPGLAGGGWEETDSGHSSQDSSQENGELSRTSDSYSKSGSDSHSGASRELANVAERCGLLNCEVVLELLSRALEDPSESVRMRSMCAISSLMCSDLLSLDQIFAVTRQHLQQLSQGSPGPVANRATKILRQFEALCRGQPSPKSSQLDTDPSALAAGSARCTQDLLTDIPPLAGESILEPVSVALLPVAAPARVGEPGDEAEPCGQSGVAVPACPREPEAASRLGGIPRDMAGAAAPSRSLSLFAGMELVARPGTVLSQDSPPAEPRTLSHPGDAGASSRSDVESSREPSAFSFLNM, from the exons ATGGCGGCGCCGCTGCGGGACCGGCTGAGTTTCCTGAGCCGG CTGCCCACGCTGCTCAAGGGCACTGCGGACGACGAGGCGCCCTGCCCCGGGTACCTGTTCGAGGAGATCGCCA AGATCTCGCACGAGTCCCCCGGCAGCAGCCAGTGCCTCCTGGAGTACCTGCTCAaccggctgcagagcagctcctgccacGTCAAGCTGAAG GTGCTGAAGATCCTGCTGCACACGTGCACTCATGGCTCCCCCCAGTTCATCCTGCAGCTGAAGAGGAATGCCGCCTTCATCCGGGAGGCAGCAG TGTTCACTGGGCCCCCGGACCCCCTCCACGGCAACAGCTTGAACCAGAAGGTCCGGCTGGCTGCGCAG GACTTGGCCAGCGTTCTCTTCTCGGATGCGCTGCTCCCCCAGCCCGctgcgctgcctgcctgccccctGCCTCCTGCGG GGATGGGCTCCAAATCGAGCCCCTGCGGCTCCTTGCAAGGATTCGGCTTCAGCAGTGAGAAAAGCAGCTCCG CCTCCACAGGTGAAGCCCTGCTCAGCACCATCCAGCGAGCAGCCGAAGCAGTGGCCAACGCTGTGCTTCCCTCCCAGGAGGGGCCCCGGCTTCGCCGCAGGGAGCTCCATGAAGACACCTACCAGCCCGTGTCGGCCCCCGCTCCTGGGAGGAGCACAGCGGGGTCTGCGAAGCCGCCAGCAGCCGCGGCAGCACACAACGTCCGAG TGAGTCACCAgccggggctggccgggggcGGCTGGGAGGAGACGGACAGCGGGCACAGCTCCCAGGACTCCTCGCAGGAGAACGGCGAGCTGAGCCGCACCTCCGACTCCTACAGCAAGTCGGGCAGCGACAGCCACTCTGGGGCGAGCCGGGAGCTGGCGAACGTGGCCGAGAG GTGCGGGCTGCTGAACTGCGAggtggtgctggagctgctcaGCCGGGCCTTGGAGGACCCCAGCGAGAGCGTCCGCATG CGGTCCATGTGCGCCATCTCCTCCCTCATGTGCTCCGACCTGCTCTCTCTGGATCAGATCTTCGCAGTGACTCGacagcacctgcagcagctcagccaaGGCAGCCCCGGCCCTGTGGCCAACCGAGCGACGAAG ATCCTGCGGCAGTTCGAGGCTCTGTGCAGAGGCCAGCCTTCACCAAAGAGCTCACAGCTGGACACGGACCCCTCTGCCCTCGCCGCGGGCTCGGCCCGGTGCACCCAGGACTTGCTGACGGACATCCCGCCCCTGGCAGGCGAGAGCATCCTGGAGCCCGTGAGCGTGGCCCTGCTCCCCgtggccgccccggcccgcgtgGGAGAGCCGGGGGACGAAGCGGAGCCCTGCGGTCAGTCTGGTGTCGCAGTGCCAGCCTGTCCCCGCGAGCCCGAGGCAGCGAGCAGACTGGGAGGGATCCCGAGGGACATGGCGGGTGCCGCTGCGCCGTCCCGGAGCCTGTCCCTCTTTGCCGGCATGGAGCTGGTGGCCCGTCCTGGCACGGTGCTCTCCCAGGACTCTCCCCCGGCAGAGCCGCGGACACTGTCCCATCCTGGGGACGCTGGTGCTTCGAGTCGGTCAGACGTGGAGAGCAGCAGGGAACCGTCTGCCTTCTCCTTTCTCAACATGTAG
- the TEPSIN gene encoding AP-4 complex accessory subunit tepsin isoform X1 codes for MAAPLRDRLSFLSRLPTLLKGTADDEAPCPGYLFEEIAKISHESPGSSQCLLEYLLNRLQSSSCHVKLKVLKILLHTCTHGSPQFILQLKRNAAFIREAAVFTGPPDPLHGNSLNQKVRLAAQDLASVLFSDALLPQPAALPACPLPPAGMGSKSSPCGSLQGFGFSSEKSSSASTGEALLSTIQRAAEAVANAVLPSQEGPRLRRRELHEDTYQPVSAPAPGRSTAGSAKPPAAAAAHNVRVSHQPGLAGGGWEETDSGHSSQDSSQENGELSRTSDSYSKSGSDSHSGASRELANVAERVDADSLGDCVREVSLVTALTRGARVFLTREEARHFVKECGLLNCEVVLELLSRALEDPSESVRMRSMCAISSLMCSDLLSLDQIFAVTRQHLQQLSQGSPGPVANRATKILRQFEALCRGQPSPKSSQLDTDPSALAAGSARCTQDLLTDIPPLAGESILEPVSVALLPVAAPARVGEPGDEAEPCGQSGVAVPACPREPEAASRLGGIPRDMAGAAAPSRSLSLFAGMELVARPGTVLSQDSPPAEPRTLSHPGDAGASSRSDVESSREPSAFSFLNM; via the exons ATGGCGGCGCCGCTGCGGGACCGGCTGAGTTTCCTGAGCCGG CTGCCCACGCTGCTCAAGGGCACTGCGGACGACGAGGCGCCCTGCCCCGGGTACCTGTTCGAGGAGATCGCCA AGATCTCGCACGAGTCCCCCGGCAGCAGCCAGTGCCTCCTGGAGTACCTGCTCAaccggctgcagagcagctcctgccacGTCAAGCTGAAG GTGCTGAAGATCCTGCTGCACACGTGCACTCATGGCTCCCCCCAGTTCATCCTGCAGCTGAAGAGGAATGCCGCCTTCATCCGGGAGGCAGCAG TGTTCACTGGGCCCCCGGACCCCCTCCACGGCAACAGCTTGAACCAGAAGGTCCGGCTGGCTGCGCAG GACTTGGCCAGCGTTCTCTTCTCGGATGCGCTGCTCCCCCAGCCCGctgcgctgcctgcctgccccctGCCTCCTGCGG GGATGGGCTCCAAATCGAGCCCCTGCGGCTCCTTGCAAGGATTCGGCTTCAGCAGTGAGAAAAGCAGCTCCG CCTCCACAGGTGAAGCCCTGCTCAGCACCATCCAGCGAGCAGCCGAAGCAGTGGCCAACGCTGTGCTTCCCTCCCAGGAGGGGCCCCGGCTTCGCCGCAGGGAGCTCCATGAAGACACCTACCAGCCCGTGTCGGCCCCCGCTCCTGGGAGGAGCACAGCGGGGTCTGCGAAGCCGCCAGCAGCCGCGGCAGCACACAACGTCCGAG TGAGTCACCAgccggggctggccgggggcGGCTGGGAGGAGACGGACAGCGGGCACAGCTCCCAGGACTCCTCGCAGGAGAACGGCGAGCTGAGCCGCACCTCCGACTCCTACAGCAAGTCGGGCAGCGACAGCCACTCTGGGGCGAGCCGGGAGCTGGCGAACGTGGCCGAGAG GGTGGACGCTGACAGCCTGGGGGACTGCGTGCGGGAGGTGAGCCTGGTGACAGCGCTGACCCGGGGCGCCAGGGTCTTCCTGACCAGGGAGGAGGCACGGCACTTTGTCAAGGA GTGCGGGCTGCTGAACTGCGAggtggtgctggagctgctcaGCCGGGCCTTGGAGGACCCCAGCGAGAGCGTCCGCATG CGGTCCATGTGCGCCATCTCCTCCCTCATGTGCTCCGACCTGCTCTCTCTGGATCAGATCTTCGCAGTGACTCGacagcacctgcagcagctcagccaaGGCAGCCCCGGCCCTGTGGCCAACCGAGCGACGAAG ATCCTGCGGCAGTTCGAGGCTCTGTGCAGAGGCCAGCCTTCACCAAAGAGCTCACAGCTGGACACGGACCCCTCTGCCCTCGCCGCGGGCTCGGCCCGGTGCACCCAGGACTTGCTGACGGACATCCCGCCCCTGGCAGGCGAGAGCATCCTGGAGCCCGTGAGCGTGGCCCTGCTCCCCgtggccgccccggcccgcgtgGGAGAGCCGGGGGACGAAGCGGAGCCCTGCGGTCAGTCTGGTGTCGCAGTGCCAGCCTGTCCCCGCGAGCCCGAGGCAGCGAGCAGACTGGGAGGGATCCCGAGGGACATGGCGGGTGCCGCTGCGCCGTCCCGGAGCCTGTCCCTCTTTGCCGGCATGGAGCTGGTGGCCCGTCCTGGCACGGTGCTCTCCCAGGACTCTCCCCCGGCAGAGCCGCGGACACTGTCCCATCCTGGGGACGCTGGTGCTTCGAGTCGGTCAGACGTGGAGAGCAGCAGGGAACCGTCTGCCTTCTCCTTTCTCAACATGTAG